A portion of the Sabethes cyaneus chromosome 3, idSabCyanKW18_F2, whole genome shotgun sequence genome contains these proteins:
- the LOC128744119 gene encoding dihydroorotate dehydrogenase (quinone), mitochondrial-like, giving the protein MNPARAALTDKLRSLLKVTALGAATFSFTCLYKGNERFYENIFMPIVRLVPPETAHHLAVFGLKLGLIRPGYQDPDILRTQLMNMVLRNPVGIAAGFDKQGEAVCGLHLLGFGFVEVGSVTPQPQPGNPRPRVFRLNEDKAIVNRYGFNSDGHKVVYERLKEARQKCGEDVVLGINLGKNKLSKDAIRDYVKGVKRFSGLADYLVINISSPNTPGLRTMQNKSTLFVLLSEVLKARSSLPLAEQRPIMVKLAPDLSDEDIQEIVTVVCSKACAVDGLIVSNTTIERPSSLKSINAGQLGGLSGQPLFQRSTQLVAKVYKWTEGKIPIIGVGGIFSGRDAYNKILAGASAVQLYTAFIYHGPPIVIRVKQELEELLKADGYDSVHQAVGKGVDQILQS; this is encoded by the exons ATGAATCCAGCTCGCGCCGCTCTAACG GATAAGCTGCGCTCTCTATTGAAGGTAACAGCGCTCGGAGCAGCAACCTTTAGCTTCACTTGCCTGTACAAGGGAAATGAAAGATTCTACGAAAACATCTTCATGCCGATCGTTCGGCTCGTTCCGCCGGAAACTGCTCATCATCTGGCGGTATTCGGCCTGAAGCTGGGATTGATTCGACCCGGATATCAAGATCCGGACATTCTGCGCACCCAGCTGATGAATATGGTTCTGCGCAATCCGGTCGGTATCGCTGCCGGTTTTGACAAACAGGGCGAAGCGGTCTGTGGACTGCATCTGCTTGGGTTCGGCTTTGTGGAGGTCGGATCGGTTACGCCCCAGCCGCAGCCGGGAAACCCGAGACCGCGAGTGTTTCGGCTGAATGAGGATAAGGCGATTGTCAATAG gtaCGGATTTAATAGTGATGGCCACAAAGTGGTTTACGAGCGGCTGAAAGAAGCTCGTCAAAAGTGTGGCGAAGATGTTGTTTTAGGAATTAATTtaggaaaaaataaactttcaAAGGATGCGATCCGCGATTACGTGAAAGGAGTGAAAAGATTTAGTGGCTTAGCTGATTATCTCGTTATCAATATAAGTAGCCCGAATACGCCCGGTTTGAGGACTATGCAAAACAAAAGTACGCTTTTCGTATTGTTGAGTGAAGTCCTGAAGGCACGGAGTTCCCTGCCGCTGGCAGAACAACGACCTATTATGGTGAAACTGGCACCGGACTTGTCCGACGAAGACATCCAGGAGATAGTCACAGTTGTATGCAGCAAAGCATGTGCCGTCGACGGGCTAATCGTATCGAATACAACCATCGAAAGGCCATCTAGTCTGAAGAGTATCAATGCCGGCCAGCTGGGCGGCTTGAGTGGGCAGCCATTGTTCCAAAGATCTACCCAACTGGTGGCCAAGGTGTACAAATGGACCGagggaaagattcccatcatcGGCGTTGGAGGGATTTTCAGCGGTCGCGATGCGTACAATAAAATTCTGGCCGGTGCCAGCGCGGTTCAACTATATACGGCGTTTATTTACCATGGACCACCGATTGTGATACGAGTCAAACAGGAGCTTGAGGAGCTGCTGAAGGCGGACGGGTACGACAGCGTGCACCAAGCCGTCGGCAAGGGCGTAGATCAGATCTTACAAAGTTGA